GACTGCAAGATTGCCAGTTCTTCCAGCAGGGTTCTATACGGTACCTGTGCCGGGCAGACTGCTGCTGCCCCCGGCCGTGTCCGCCGTGCTGTCCGCCGTGCGTGCGACGCCCACCTCCCGGCAAGACCTACGTCACACGCTTCAGCGACTTCGACCTTATATCACAATGGTAGTGATAAAGGCCTTTTCGCGACGTCGTCCTCTACCCCTTGCCTCTTGAACAtcggtaaattattattaaatcactCACGGCGGACAGACTATATTACTCTAAAGTGGGTGATAGACGAGCATACTTAAAGTACGCGGTTTTTAAGATCGCGAACTCGGCTCGGCTCGACGTAGTGACACACGTGAAGCTTACTCATTATGTATCGCGATGTCTTCGACAGAAGAAGCTTTGTGTTATTTAGGAATTATATCGTATTACAtttcaaaaactaaaaacaatagACAAAGGCGAAAAGTGTGGGTTAAGAACTGGCTTACAAAAAGAGAGCGTTTACCCCATGTACATTTAGTAAGAGAGTTACGTGAAGAGAAGGAAGATTTCCAGAATTATTTATGCccttaatgaattaatttttttcttgaCGTTCTCAATCGTAGCATCTCTTTCTACCTTCCGTATAATTTCTAATAAATTAAGATAACCTTGAAGCTTCAAATATTTGTCTTTGTACTCGTTGCTTCTAATTTTCCAAAGACAAGGGTTATTTCGGAAAGCTTCTATAAATTCCGTTAGCAGTTCATGCGAATAAGTTCGAAAATCACACATTTTGAGAAatttatgaatcaaaattaacaaaaattgcAATTCAAACAAGCGTGCGTGTCCACGGACTGGcgaaacaaaatggcggctcgCGGCTCGCAGTGCTGCCACACGTACGAGCCAAGACGAGCTACGAGCAAAATTTCAAACCGGTTGGATCGCCGACGAACTTACTCGACGGTTTTAAAGTACGCGTACTTAGGGTGACACACGAGCGAAAAAGGTCGTCGAGCCATAAGTACGCGTACTTGCTCGCCCGTCTATCACCCCCTTTAAGGcggttaaaaacaaattatcatCTTTACAGAAAGGTAAGCCTTCGGATGGAGGTAACAGAGTGGTGGAGGAAGGCGAAGAAAAAAAGAGTGAAAAGGAAAATCAGTTGAAGCGAATCAAGAGTCGCGAGTTACGTGGTGGCATCATGTACTACAGTTGTCATTGTATTAAGCGAAATGGGCTCCAGCACGATTGTCGCCGCACAGGATGCGGTGGCGAGCCCGCGTGTCTTGTCCTACCCGACCCATTGTGTGCGCCCAGTCAGTTGGCTCGCGCTCGCGGTCTCGCCGACCCTGCTGCGCTGGCAGCTCACACTCAGGCTCAAGGTGGTGGTGGCTCAGGTGGACCAGCAGATACTAGCTCTGGAGGAAAGAAATTTATCGTCTGCGAGCTAAAGGGTATTATTCCCGATGTAGCCGTGGATAAGAGCGGGAAATGCTGTAAGTGTCCAACTACATTAGTACCTACTCAAGCCTCTGGTAGTGGTGGAGTAAAACCTCAAATGTTCGTTGTGCCTACACAAGCGTCTGTCAATAGTAGTGGTGCGAAACCGCATACGTGCCCCTGCCCCGGCGTTTCTGTTCCAGTGAGACAAAATCCTCCTGCTAATAACCCAAATGACTTTTGTCCATGCTCTTGCAATAGTTCTGGCTCTAACGCTCAAAATACTCATCCTGCTATGGCATTCGATGAAAAAACTATTAATCAAATACTGAAACTTTTTGAATCAAAAGAACTGGCGTCTAGTGAAAAAAAGGTTACTGGACACAGCGGTCGTCCTCATAACGCAACAAAACCTGTTGCCAAAGAAGAGCCATGTACTAGACCTGGGTGTATACACTGGCAGCCACCGCCGCCATGCGTTTGGGACCTTCCGTGTAAAGCGGACTGTTTCGAGACTCCACCTTCAGTCCAACCAGGCCGCAATCCGCTGTCCGGCGGCGGTGGCTTCAATAGTGCAAGAGGAGCCTCTGGACGTAATAACGTATCACAGGGTATGCAGAAACCTCACGAAATAATGAAACTGTTGACGCCTGAATGTTGTACAGGTTGTTCTGCACCGAGAGAGGGAGGCGCAGCGAGCGGCGGCCCGGCACCTGGTTTACCTATGTTGGTGATGAAGCTTTGCTGAACGCGTTTTGTCCTATGCTTACTGATTTTctgaaagcttaagaaaaagtgaaaaataatccgAAAGCATTAAATGTTTAAATGTATTTGGTCTTTTATTTGCGTTTAATGACTAAGGTCTAGCAAAGCCTAGCGACTAGCGCTGCAAAATTTTTCTCGACTCCGCTCAAGCCATGTGAGTGATGCATTACGGCACAGCTATTCTCTTCTATGCTCTGCTCCGCCTCAGTGGAGCTGCAGCCTTAGCAGGTTAAAAGGTTTTCCTGTGAAGCGAAGCAGGGTAGAACTGAACGGAGTGGAGCAGGGGTACAGTAGGTTGAACCGGAGTGCACCGAGGTGGACTGCAACGGTGCTGCTTGGACGCCCATAAGCTAGAGTAACACCCGGTGCGTGAGTCCCCAATGAAACGCATTCTCTCATTAAATTTCAACAAAGCTCCCACCATGTCATACTTTTTGTTGGATAGATAATCGGGCCGGTCTTTTGTAGCGAAGTTCTGATAATAATTTTCTGACCGACTTTTTGTGGACCAAACGTCCACTTTTGCTATcgcatattataaatgcgaaagcaactctgtctgtatgtctgttacgctttcacgtctaaaccactgaactgattttaataaaatttggtacagagatagagttgaccttgaaaaagaacataggatagtttttatcccgggcttctgaagaattctcttgaaaATAAGCTATACCTAACCGAACTATACGCGGGCAAAGCTgccggcggaagctagttaataaCAATTTGGAATGAAATATTATATatgatatatattatattatagtacaGGGTGAAATGTATGACGagcgataaaaaaatatatcttagggtgtaatatatattatactagcttctgctcgcggtttcgcccgcgtgatgtgttgataaaaaatagcctatgacTGTGTTAATCCAGTGTATCACCTAtctaatcggtccagccgtatttgcatgaaaaaataacaaacatggCACATCCAtaaattctcacaaactttcgcatttgtattattataatagtaggATATCCCATAGTGAAAAGCCTGGCACAACGCTCTTTCTCGCGACAAATGGACAAGACTTCTAAAATTGCTGGCAGATAATAATCAACTACATCCTTTTTCCTATCTTTCAGAAATTTTGATTGACGTCAATATCATCTATTAATTGTtaagattattttatagtaCCCATACCCaataacttataaaaattgtaaaATGTAAAGCAACTCAGTTACATTTATTATTCCCGTTAGCAATACCTCATAATGTATTTTTGGTGAAAGTGGCAGTAAAAATGGAGTAAAATTTTCAAGTACGCCTACCCGAAATCTGTTAGCGATGGCATCTATCTACAAAACTGTTCGTGCTGCTATTAATTCccagataaaaacaaaaattgatatGTTTCGCTGGGTTCCCAGTGGCGATGAATTGGGATCGCGCTTTCGTAGCAGCAGTTGCTCTGGTGGTGGTGACAAAGGCGATAAGCAGCCCGTACTAGGTCCCAGTTCTGGGGACAGCAGTAATCCCGGTGCTCCCACTATGTATGATGTAAGTTTGAGTTTGGTTTTCTACGTCGAATTTTGTCTCTAGAAAGCAAATCAACTGATAGACAACTTTTTTAACCCGCAGTTGCTTTATATCAATAACCTTATAATACCTAATCAATAACATAAATGTGTGTATTATTGTTTCAGTCTCGCAAGTTGGGTCACAAGCTGTCCACTAACGATGTGTGCCCCAACTTTGAGACTTTGCCAAACATTCCCACTGGAGTCTTTCGAAACACATCAGGAGAGGTAATGTCAAATATGTCGATCGTTTTGatcattgatttatttatcttttattttctttatcttaTTAGGTAGGTCCCTCATTTTAGAACTGGTAGCGTCCatgtattatgttatttattacattttcagGTCCTCGGCCGAGACGCTGGCAAATGCTTGTACTATCAAAATCcggaatatttttctttccacCACATGAGCTTTTATGATTTAAACATCGCTTTAAGAAAATACCGAAGACCTTCTCCAAAAAGTGGCAGGAAACCCATTTGATGTTTATGTGTAGAgcataaaaatgaataatattatcaTCACAAATTTTAACCTTGCAACCTCCTCAGGGTTAAAATTTTACGCAAAGTGGTTTCCATAGCAATAAGAAACACGTCTAAGACgggaagaaatatattttatttcctagCCTGTGGGATAATGACCTACTACTTCTATAGTACTCTCACGGCGTTCTATGTCGCATTCCTGTTGGCAATATACTCTCTCTCTCACTCTCTGAAAGGACACTAGGCACGCAGACTGAATTTAGTTGAAAATATGTACGTAAAATATTAAGATTTAATGAAGGTTGCGTACCTACTAGTATCATGAACCATTACATAAAAAGGAATAACTCgggaaagttaaaataaaattaattttgcttaaCTAATGTAAATTGGTTTTGTTGgaagatttatttgtttagtaatCGAAATTAGTTTAAATTCGTTACTTCTAGGCCACtcacccccgcactcagagacatttaatgattacttaagtcactccttagtgacagattctcatagaaattcttcattaaggaacggcttaagtaaccattaaatgtctctgagtgtgtccattagTCTCGGTGATCGGCCTGGCTACCACAATAACGGCTGCAGTTGACGTTCAAAATCGaatgaataatataaaaataatgaaacgtCTTCAGATTTTTTTGCTTAACTAATCTAAATTAGTTCTGTAgggagatttatttattttgtttcagtaattattttttattcgtctTTTGTAAGCCACTCAGTCTCGGTAATCGGCATGACTGCAAAAAAGGTTACAGTTGACGTTCAAAATTGaatgaataatatttcaaatatcaAAACGTCGGTGTGTACCTTACATTATGATATCCGCGCACAAACTGCTTCCTGATATTGAAATTACCTGCATTGTAGCTAGTATAATATTTAGTAAGTAGTTCTAGCATCGGCATCGATAAATTTATGTTCTTATGTATGTTCAATACCTAAGTAATCAAATAACATTTTCCATTATGAATATGATACAATGAAAATTACAAGACTATTTACAgcatatttgtgttttttttgttgtattaatttttatttttaaagtagtaAAGGATACACTTTTCATATTATACCTAAACAAAGCTAAACCACGTGGTGGCCTATAAGGTTACGGCATCAGGGCCCTAAAGTCGCCCTAAAGAGTGACCGGATTCgcttccaggtcaggcaagtacctacctaccaaatattttttttcttaatcattTTTCGGTAGGTACTGTATATCCCGGACACCAATTGGACAGAGCATAGTCgaagaaaaacattttgaggaacTTGGACTTTATGTATCGCGAAGCTGCTTGAGCAATCGTACCTACTTTATTACTCGAATCAAATTGGGGGATTTCTCTGGCTCATCAAGGGgtgtcgggttgcccgggtaactgggtcgaggaggtcagataagcagtcaaCCAtagtcagctgaatccggttagactggaagccgaccccaacatggttgggaaatggctcgggagatgatttcCCTCATTCAGTATGAATAGCATCCATTTGACGATCATAATCCTGCCATTACTGACTTTTCTCTTTAAACCATGCTGTTCCGACCGTATTAGAAACGTGGTCTGTTTTTTAGAATGGAAGAAATGGAGCTTTAAAAGAAATCACGTATTGCTATCAATCTTATTTTACAACTTTATAATATCTCTTAGGTTCTAATGAAGTTGCTTTTTTCACTCTCATTAACTAAACCAAATAACAGAGGCGGCGTGATTTATGGGTGCTAGTTAATAAACATGCTGCTGCAAATTGTTGCTCGTTCCAGCTCGGTAACTGCTTAGTTCGGGAGAAAAAATGCAAAGAATGCAAAATAAAATCCAATGCATCACATTAAGGTGTTAATCACCGAAAGGCAACAGATGGTGacgcatgtatttttttttttattacacggTTGCTTTGCCTCCCTCCAGTGATACTATTATCCTCTGAAAGTAttgtaactatagttcggccattcagagaatgcgttcctgacacgtcgcgattgaactgacgacgtaactacattcattgattattgatataataatgttgttttaatgctcctcaattgttaaaacggtaaacaaccagcaaaaatatttttatcgtaactgcaacgccattgcaaagttacgtcgtcagttcaatcgcgacgtgtcaggaacgcattctctgaatggccgaactatacttataagtaatgagggttttctcaattttttctgccacagggtggcgccacgtatgcgtctggtccaaacagctgtcaaatagtatggaattgtagggtccgaactattatattattgtttattgaaattctgttatattggaagtgttattgattttattatggactacggtcagaataaggtttccgaactaaaaattgagctaagagagagggtgcaaaagtcactggtactaaggaaaagcttgttgaaaaatttgttaacacaatatgatttagttttttttatttactcaaccgcaatagtaaaacaataatgcagtgctttaattataaaataataaaaaaacactaaaatcgttcactattcacagtaaagataagcactttgacagttacctggacctgacgactcggtgctgccacctcgtggacgccattttagaaaaccctcattatttGAAGAAAATTAAAGACATCTAGGAATGTAGTCGGGAAGCGTGCAGTGTTTCGGAAGTGATGCATTTTACGTTTTAATGCATGTGACCGACAGATGGCATTGGGAGAGCCAAAAAAGATGAAAGTGCCACAGATGTTAGTTGTCATGTGAAATGCGAGATGGGGGAATTTCAGCACTTATATTATCCTCTCCTTCTCTATTTTACGGATAACAAACCTGGGAATATTGTAATAAGTTAGTCCCaacaaataaatttttatgttttcgaCTTAACATGTCACAAAAGTGACAAGCAGAACCGTTCCtgataatttaagtaaaatactGTTTGCACATGAAAAATTCCAAAAAGTActtattaataacaaataacaGTATCTTTGAAGTGTTTGTAGGAAAGCGAAGGTCTGATTCTGATTCATTTACAAGCTGATTATTTCGTCTGCTATTTAGCGTCCAAATAccagaacataatattttttgcgacAAAAAATCGAGAGCACATTATGCATAATTACATGTCGCTTTTGCGTAAACACGGCATTTCTTTGCACTTGCCTTGCTAATTGATGTATGAGAGGCACCGCGAAAGCCATACATGTAATTAACAGTTGCCATTAAATTACAACGGGGCCATAACATGCATCAGAAATCAAAATGCAAAGGAaattaataagtgaaaaaaataattgctctCAACAATAGTCTGTTTAACAGCTCCGACAAGAACAAGTTCACATTATGGgtgtaaaaacattaaatcaTCAGCTATACCTGTTTTTGAGTCACTCTCATTACTGTCAGGTCGAATCTGTTACGCGGCAATTAAACCAGTATTCTTTATGCTTCATGAGGTGCTCAAACTTATAATTTTCCTATTAATTATAGCCATCGATAGCACCGGATTACGAGTATAGCCAGATTATAAACCAGATGCGCTACTTAACATAAAGTACTGTTTCTATGAATATGCAATATGCATTCACACACACTGAAGTTGTTTCTCCAGTGCATTAATAAGAATCCAATATACTTACTACCTTTTACGAAAATGCTGCAATCATCCACCCATTcagtcattttaatttatatcgaTACGAAAAAATCTCCGTTCAAATCACATAGAAATTCAAAGATTGAGACTCCCACAGTGAGTGGGTATCCTTTATCCTAACGTGTAACGAGTCTTAAAGAAACCTAGGGTTTGTTGTGGACTTCAACGTGAAAGGTATTAATCATGAAACTAATAAAGCGAACATCTAGAGGTAGATCAAAAGTTGTGGAACCTCAGCCAATTCGACCTACCCAGATAAAACAATAGTTGAAGCAGTCACGCATCTCACTGACGTTTCCAATTTCCCACAGCCCCGTGTCGATAGCGGGACGAGAGCTTAACTTGTGCCACCTCACTTGTTTAACTGCACTTCATAATGTGTTTATTACCTAACAATGTTTCTTAGTAACTTATTAACACTTTGTacattattataacaatgatgttttacaaaatgacTGGTTTGTTTAAGGCTCGTGCGACCTTTTGTTCTTAATTTTGTGCAAGCTTGCGTTAATACCTTTATAGCTTATCCGATTTCAGTGTCGtctcttttttttataagaatattaatttatgaattaatacaAAATCTTGCATTTGAACATCTACATACATACTCTCAACAGTGCTATTTTTAATGGCAgttttatttcaacattttagtgtgctatttgaaataattttgagaTATCTACTTATGTCAGTCATTCTGTTTGAGTTATTTCCTTCTTGATGAGTATGGCAATTAAACATAcatttaggtaggtaagtacctacatataaataattatgatttaaagCGCTTCTTGAGACAAGTGTTTAACACAACCAGTTATAAACTAGCTTGTAGGCTAAATACCATTCGGATTTTTGTAGTTCTGCAATATTAATGCTTTTCTAGTGAAGTTTACTACAAACACATTCTATTTCGATAATTTTGCTACTTAGACGAATACTTTTTTCACTTAGGCCTAATGTAAGCTATTGCTTGTTACAAGCGACACAAATGTTTAATAtcattgtaaaatattgtaatcatAAATCAATCTGGTTAGCATGAAGCTCAACCTGTTGTAATCAACACGGTGTGGTATAAATAATTTCGGCGTAATAGTTAAACAAGTAAATGTGTACTAATAGATGAACACATCAATTTGCACTTCCATTGATGAATGATGATAACCAGCGACTGGTGTTACTTTATACGCACATTGTTTACAGACTCTTATTAACACTGAACACAAGTTTCCTCATTGTTTTTGACTAAGTAATTAATCACCAGTGTATACAGATCGCGTGCCTGGTTGTAATCCCTTTTCACGTAgcaatttgtttaaatattacgtATTTGCAATTATTAATTGCACTATATGCGCGAAAGTGTGAATGTGTGGGTGCTACTCTATCAACTTATacatcaaaaacttttttacaaaaaaattaaaccgacttcccaaaacactaaaaagcaaaaaaaaactatttttaattgcatcggcctagaattcggtgtctaatggatgttactaagttaattttgccaccgacttctaggccgatgcacctaaaaatagtttttttttgctttttagtgttttgggaagtcggtttaatttttttgtaaaaaagttttttatttaaagcttttcagtgatacgtatagttgtcactatccatacaagtgggaagttctcatcaatacaaagaatataagtccaaatacgaggtattttacatattcagttgtcgagttccctcgactttctctggtctccatcatcaggtcagcttcaaaccttcactgttgcaaaggtcttgtcaatacaaataatttaagcccaaacacgaggtagtttacatattcagttgtcgagttccctcgaccctctctggtttccatcatcagatcagctccaaatcttcactgttgaatagtgcttttaggcgtacacctgagtat
Above is a window of Helicoverpa zea isolate HzStark_Cry1AcR chromosome 1, ilHelZeax1.1, whole genome shotgun sequence DNA encoding:
- the LOC124646174 gene encoding uncharacterized protein LOC124646174, which produces MVKPLTKQDAKHDCYLYVIKKQEINNAINFTKDNIKDADTSGLQRATVSTAICVQAQWTARLPVLPAGFYTVPVPGRLLLPPAVSAVLSAKGKPSDGGNRVVEEGEEKKSEKENQLKRIKSRELRGGIMYYSCHCIKRNGLQHDCRRTGCGGEPACLVLPDPLCAPSQLARARGLADPAALAAHTQAQGGGGSGGPADTSSGGKKFIVCELKGIIPDVAVDKSGKCCCSAPREGGAASGGPAPGLPMLVMKLC
- the LOC124630916 gene encoding uncharacterized protein LOC124630916, whose product is MASIYKTVRAAINSQIKTKIDMFRWVPSGDELGSRFRSSSCSGGGDKGDKQPVLGPSSGDSSNPGAPTMYDSRKLGHKLSTNDVCPNFETLPNIPTGVFRNTSGEVLGRDAGKCLYYQNPEYFSFHHMSFYDLNIALRKYRRPSPKSGRKPI